One window from the genome of Leucobacter aridicollis encodes:
- a CDS encoding SdrD B-like domain-containing protein, translated as MSEYIAPRSRARIFINWLAGALVALLVVGGFSAPAMAAGGKFSVQQPESGETYNGLPVLVEGQTYDLVFGYGVMDDGEEVRVTLPKGISIPESALVVQPGNKVVESLTMNDAGELVVKFKNPFPSGINQGSFGVKFTLDTLENVGVSELEWGINGDPTTQTVIVTTPDNKPQKTETWSDKRVGINSIPHTVSDDGVVTIDQSVLDTEFPYTVRVSSKDARTVKLSDALDEGLALVPASLTGTKVVRDENGMSPVESAIDGLPSISGTSFDYEFNAEANSVYTFTYAAKIADSDALAKIQAALQAQHDAIDADKGGDYKVTLNNNVTIAGEKKSAGITLQGNVKAAPSPGVGEAFTKSVDPRDVALADELVGGAKLDEPIKLDYTLGADLTVFKDFADNPKHKLAQNVVISDNLHAPAVWTGSAPVLTDAAGNAIPLTEATGLTGGIETAIAADEYVNTYLFDGQRLYVNIGKDVTKKYTIKVAAELPELPANPADQTQYVLKFRADNEAKFIYGGDKSVTKWATTVITTPKDLDGAVIDDNQKFSKTTAGGPITVEEGTSVAVPYTFKVGAKVGDAAKSRIIDAVDHEIFNVSAATLPEIAKSITGSYGGHKLDGTMFDLSIDDKQQLVIEPNDAFTAKLKAEQDADGKLLGGWSIKLELSTYVLKGKQTLSVKNSASYEGSDLEYTLTSSSSTKATSYGDEMEVRKHVYVPGSGGKDFTTNFRAEVDEKSGELIKDEFTYRVELEPHGNFNSMVFDVADVLPKELEFLGFVAERDLDSSNYSATNEYNIPGSQLKAIYDKASNTLTVPKGKLESGKTVSLYFKVKLVGAKENVGVTNLIGTSGATITPTNDYPLSLLKRDSADATKLITDEDAVFSVLDADKKTVVLTDLRVENGKIVTAEGGTPVVKKPGTYWLREDVAPGGYKKADELLEIGFKADDSAKEVVLYNDRQNYAIGDFTWIDANRDGIQDADEEILAGVTVELIKDGKVIATTTTDTEGRYLFDELPAGEYHVKFTLTEEQQKLYTFTTQNSGKNGAADSDADRGTGLTTKIVLGESNKNLTKSYEHGKVKATEGIDPTWDAGVVLKSYAIGDYTWIDENNNGVQDEGEEILPGVTVELIKDGKVIGSTVTDENGLYRFDDLPAGEYQVKFTLTEEQQKEFRFTEQTVGSDDAVDSNANPETGLTTTIVLGDTNKNLTKDPKFGELKATEGIDPTWDAGVIRKTYAIGDFTWIDANRDGIQDADEEILAGVTVELIKDGKVIKETTTDDKGRYMFDRLPAGEYEVKFTLTPEQQKRYVFTDKLAGEDGTVDSNADPKTGLTSKIVLGDSNENLTKDYDFGTVEATEGIDPTWDAGVVLKTYAIGDFTWIDANRDGIQDADEEILAGVTVELLKDGEVIKTTTTNERGHYMFDEILAGEYELKFTLTPEQQKIYTFTKLTAGSNDARDSNADRSTGLTSKVVLGDSNTNLTKDYKTAAVKATEGIDPTWDAGVVLKTYAIGDFTWIDANRDGIQDADEEILAGVTVELLKDGEVIKTTTTDDNGRYVFDGLNAGEYQVKFTLTPEQQKIYTFTDLTAGENDATDSNADRGTGLTTSIVLGDDNANLTKKYDYAELDATEGIDPTWDAGVVLKTYAIGDFTWIDANRDGIQDADEEILAGVTVELLKDGEVIKTTTTDDTGHYMFDNLNAGEYEVRFTLTDEQKKVYTFTSHVIGENGAVDSNADRKTGLTTKIVLDDSNPSLTKDYPFGTVEATEGIDPTWDAGVVVKTYAVGDVVWIDANKNGVQDGSEKVLPGVTVELFKDGEVIATTTTDKNGRYKFDDLNAGEYQVKFTLTKEQQKIYKFTKPSVGSNGAVDSNADPETGFTATIVLGDSNTDLTTEYEFGEVNATEGIDPTWDAGVVVIDIPATEVPGAENPGTPGVNELPHTGGPLPLLFGGIASLLLLAGASLMIWRRRTA; from the coding sequence ATGTCTGAGTACATCGCGCCGCGTTCGCGCGCGCGCATTTTCATAAATTGGTTAGCGGGGGCACTTGTTGCGCTGCTTGTCGTCGGTGGCTTCAGCGCACCGGCGATGGCCGCGGGCGGCAAGTTCTCGGTGCAACAGCCCGAGTCAGGCGAGACGTACAACGGCCTTCCCGTTCTTGTCGAGGGCCAGACCTACGACCTCGTGTTCGGTTACGGCGTGATGGACGACGGCGAGGAAGTCCGAGTCACGCTGCCGAAGGGCATTTCGATACCCGAGTCCGCGCTCGTTGTGCAGCCGGGCAACAAGGTTGTCGAATCGCTCACGATGAACGACGCAGGCGAGCTCGTTGTCAAGTTTAAGAACCCGTTCCCGAGCGGGATCAACCAGGGCTCGTTCGGCGTTAAGTTCACCCTCGACACCCTCGAGAACGTCGGCGTGAGTGAGCTCGAGTGGGGCATCAACGGCGACCCGACCACGCAGACCGTGATCGTCACCACGCCCGACAACAAGCCGCAGAAGACCGAGACCTGGTCGGACAAGCGCGTGGGGATCAATTCGATCCCGCACACAGTCAGCGACGATGGCGTCGTCACCATCGACCAGAGCGTGCTCGACACCGAGTTTCCCTACACGGTTCGCGTCTCGAGCAAGGACGCTCGCACGGTGAAGCTTTCGGACGCGCTCGACGAGGGCCTTGCGCTCGTGCCAGCCTCCCTGACCGGCACCAAGGTGGTTCGAGATGAGAACGGGATGAGCCCCGTCGAGTCCGCAATCGACGGCCTCCCCTCGATCTCGGGCACGTCGTTCGACTACGAGTTCAACGCCGAAGCGAACTCCGTCTACACGTTCACCTACGCGGCGAAGATCGCAGACTCTGACGCGCTCGCGAAGATCCAGGCCGCGCTCCAGGCTCAGCACGATGCAATCGATGCAGACAAGGGTGGCGACTACAAGGTCACCCTGAACAACAACGTCACCATCGCGGGCGAGAAGAAGAGCGCGGGCATCACGCTTCAGGGCAACGTCAAGGCCGCTCCAAGCCCCGGAGTAGGCGAGGCGTTCACGAAGTCCGTGGATCCGCGCGACGTTGCGCTCGCCGACGAACTCGTCGGCGGCGCGAAGCTCGACGAGCCCATCAAGCTGGACTACACGCTCGGCGCAGATCTCACGGTCTTCAAAGACTTCGCGGACAACCCCAAGCACAAGCTCGCGCAGAACGTCGTCATCAGTGACAACCTGCACGCTCCCGCAGTGTGGACAGGCAGCGCGCCGGTCCTCACCGACGCCGCCGGCAACGCCATTCCGCTCACGGAGGCGACCGGCCTGACCGGCGGTATCGAGACGGCGATCGCCGCCGATGAGTACGTGAATACGTACCTCTTTGACGGCCAGCGGCTCTACGTCAACATCGGCAAGGACGTCACAAAGAAGTACACCATCAAGGTTGCCGCGGAGCTTCCTGAGCTTCCGGCAAATCCTGCCGATCAGACGCAGTACGTTCTGAAGTTCCGCGCCGACAACGAGGCGAAGTTCATCTACGGCGGCGACAAATCGGTCACTAAGTGGGCGACGACCGTCATTACGACGCCCAAGGACCTCGACGGCGCGGTGATCGACGACAACCAGAAGTTCTCCAAGACGACCGCCGGCGGACCAATCACCGTCGAGGAGGGCACCTCGGTCGCCGTCCCGTACACCTTCAAAGTCGGAGCAAAGGTTGGCGACGCGGCGAAGTCGCGCATCATCGATGCGGTCGACCACGAGATCTTCAACGTTTCTGCGGCGACGCTCCCCGAGATCGCCAAGTCGATCACTGGCTCCTACGGGGGCCACAAGCTCGACGGCACGATGTTCGACCTCTCCATCGACGATAAGCAGCAGCTCGTCATTGAACCGAACGACGCGTTCACGGCGAAGCTCAAGGCCGAACAGGACGCCGACGGGAAGCTGCTCGGCGGCTGGAGCATCAAGCTCGAGCTGTCGACTTACGTGCTGAAGGGCAAGCAGACCCTGAGCGTCAAGAACTCGGCTAGCTACGAGGGCAGCGATCTCGAGTACACGCTCACGTCGTCGTCGTCGACGAAGGCAACGAGCTACGGCGACGAGATGGAGGTGCGGAAGCACGTTTACGTTCCCGGCAGCGGTGGGAAGGACTTCACGACGAACTTCCGCGCTGAGGTCGACGAAAAGTCCGGCGAGCTCATCAAGGACGAGTTCACGTACCGGGTCGAGCTCGAGCCACACGGCAACTTCAACAGCATGGTGTTTGACGTTGCTGACGTACTGCCGAAGGAGCTCGAGTTCCTCGGGTTCGTTGCAGAGCGGGATCTCGACAGCAGCAACTACAGCGCGACGAACGAGTACAACATCCCCGGTTCGCAGCTGAAGGCGATCTACGACAAGGCAAGCAACACTCTCACCGTGCCGAAGGGCAAGCTCGAGAGCGGCAAGACCGTGAGCCTGTACTTCAAGGTCAAGCTCGTTGGCGCCAAGGAAAACGTCGGTGTCACGAACCTCATCGGAACCTCCGGTGCGACGATCACCCCGACGAACGACTACCCGTTGAGCCTGCTGAAGCGCGATAGCGCGGACGCCACAAAGCTCATTACCGACGAGGATGCGGTCTTCTCGGTCCTCGACGCCGACAAGAAGACTGTTGTACTCACCGACCTGCGCGTTGAGAACGGCAAGATTGTCACCGCGGAGGGCGGCACACCCGTCGTCAAGAAGCCCGGAACGTACTGGCTCCGCGAGGACGTTGCCCCTGGCGGGTACAAGAAGGCAGACGAGCTCCTCGAGATCGGGTTCAAGGCCGACGACAGCGCGAAGGAGGTCGTGCTGTACAACGACCGCCAGAACTACGCGATCGGTGATTTCACCTGGATCGACGCGAACCGCGACGGTATCCAGGACGCCGACGAGGAGATCCTTGCTGGCGTGACCGTTGAGCTCATTAAGGACGGCAAGGTCATCGCGACCACGACGACCGACACCGAGGGCCGCTACCTCTTCGACGAGCTGCCTGCGGGTGAGTACCACGTGAAGTTCACGCTGACGGAGGAGCAGCAGAAGCTGTACACCTTCACGACGCAGAACTCAGGAAAGAACGGCGCCGCCGATTCGGATGCGGATCGCGGGACCGGCCTCACCACCAAGATCGTGCTTGGTGAGTCAAACAAGAACCTGACAAAGAGCTATGAGCACGGCAAGGTGAAGGCAACCGAGGGCATCGACCCGACGTGGGACGCCGGCGTTGTGCTGAAGAGCTACGCGATTGGTGATTACACCTGGATTGATGAGAACAACAACGGCGTGCAGGACGAGGGCGAAGAGATCCTTCCCGGCGTGACCGTTGAGCTCATCAAGGACGGCAAGGTCATTGGTTCAACTGTCACCGACGAGAACGGCCTGTACCGGTTTGACGACCTGCCTGCTGGCGAGTACCAGGTGAAGTTCACTCTCACTGAGGAGCAGCAGAAGGAGTTCCGCTTCACTGAGCAGACCGTGGGATCCGACGACGCGGTTGATTCGAACGCGAACCCCGAGACTGGGCTTACCACGACAATCGTGCTCGGCGACACGAACAAGAACCTCACCAAGGATCCGAAGTTCGGCGAGCTGAAGGCCACAGAGGGTATTGATCCGACGTGGGACGCGGGCGTGATCCGCAAGACCTACGCGATTGGTGATTTCACGTGGATCGACGCGAACCGTGACGGTATCCAGGACGCTGATGAGGAGATCCTTGCTGGCGTGACCGTTGAGCTCATCAAGGATGGCAAGGTCATCAAGGAGACGACGACGGACGACAAGGGCCGCTACATGTTCGATCGCCTGCCTGCAGGCGAGTACGAGGTGAAGTTCACGCTTACGCCCGAACAGCAGAAGCGGTACGTCTTCACTGACAAGCTTGCTGGCGAGGACGGCACTGTCGATTCGAATGCCGACCCGAAGACCGGCCTGACGTCGAAGATCGTCCTGGGTGACAGCAACGAGAACCTCACCAAGGACTACGATTTCGGCACTGTCGAGGCGACCGAGGGCATTGATCCGACGTGGGATGCCGGTGTGGTGTTGAAGACCTACGCGATCGGTGATTTCACGTGGATCGATGCGAACCGTGACGGTATCCAGGACGCTGACGAGGAGATCCTTGCTGGCGTGACCGTTGAGCTTCTGAAGGACGGGGAAGTCATCAAGACGACCACGACCAATGAGCGCGGCCACTACATGTTCGACGAGATCCTTGCTGGCGAGTACGAGCTGAAGTTCACGCTCACGCCTGAACAGCAGAAGATCTACACGTTCACGAAGCTCACCGCGGGATCCAACGACGCGCGAGACTCGAACGCCGACAGGTCGACGGGACTCACCTCGAAGGTCGTACTCGGTGACTCGAACACGAACCTGACGAAGGACTACAAGACCGCTGCGGTGAAGGCGACCGAGGGCATTGACCCGACGTGGGATGCCGGTGTGGTGTTGAAGACCTACGCGATCGGTGATTTCACGTGGATCGATGCGAACCGTGACGGTATCCAGGACGCTGACGAGGAGATCCTTGCTGGCGTGACCGTTGAGCTTCTGAAGGACGGGGAAGTCATCAAGACGACCACGACTGACGACAACGGCCGCTACGTATTCGATGGCCTCAACGCCGGCGAGTACCAGGTGAAGTTCACGCTCACGCCTGAGCAGCAGAAGATCTACACGTTCACCGACCTTACGGCCGGCGAGAACGACGCCACGGACTCGAACGCTGACCGCGGAACAGGTCTCACGACCTCGATCGTGCTCGGCGACGACAACGCGAACCTCACCAAGAAGTACGACTACGCAGAGCTCGACGCAACCGAGGGAATCGATCCCACCTGGGACGCCGGTGTGGTGTTGAAGACCTACGCGATCGGTGATTTCACGTGGATCGATGCGAACCGTGACGGTATCCAGGACGCTGACGAGGAGATCCTTGCTGGCGTGACCGTTGAGCTTCTGAAGGACGGGGAAGTCATCAAGACGACCACGACTGACGACACCGGACACTACATGTTCGACAACCTCAACGCTGGTGAATACGAGGTTCGGTTCACGCTGACTGACGAGCAGAAGAAGGTCTACACCTTCACAAGCCACGTGATCGGTGAGAACGGTGCAGTGGACTCGAATGCCGACCGAAAGACCGGTCTTACGACAAAGATCGTGCTCGACGACTCGAACCCGAGCCTGACGAAGGACTACCCCTTCGGCACCGTTGAGGCGACCGAGGGCATCGATCCAACGTGGGACGCCGGTGTGGTTGTGAAGACCTACGCCGTCGGTGACGTGGTGTGGATCGACGCGAACAAGAATGGCGTCCAGGACGGTTCCGAGAAGGTGCTCCCGGGCGTCACCGTGGAGCTCTTTAAGGACGGGGAAGTCATTGCGACGACTACGACCGATAAGAACGGGCGCTACAAGTTCGATGACCTGAACGCTGGCGAGTACCAGGTGAAGTTCACGCTCACCAAGGAGCAGCAGAAGATCTACAAGTTCACGAAGCCGTCAGTCGGCTCGAATGGCGCTGTGGATTCGAACGCTGACCCGGAGACTGGCTTCACCGCTACGATCGTGCTTGGCGATAGCAACACGGATCTCACGACCGAGTACGAGTTTGGCGAGGTCAACGCGACCGAGGGCATCGACCCGACCTGGGACGCCGGTGTCGTCGTGATCGACATCCCAGCGACTGAGGTTCCGGGCGCTGAGAACCCGGGCACCCCGGGTGTGAACGAGCTGCCGCACACCGGTGGCCCGCTCCCGCTCCTCTTTGGCGGGATCGCTTCGCTGCTGCTGCTTGCTGGCGCTTCGCTGATGATCTGGCGACGTCGCACCGCCTAG